The Pseudalkalibacillus hwajinpoensis DNA window AGCTTCACACGTATCGAGGTGTATTTGGAAGTCACGTAGCAAACGTGATTAGAAGGCTAAAACGGATTTGTAAGTTTTACGGAAGCAATCCGATTTTTATTTGCACCTCAGCTACGATTGCGAATCCAAAAGAGCTTGCACAGGAGTTAACTGGTGAACCAATCACACTCATTAATAATAACGGAGCACCAACGGGGCGAAAGCATTTTGTTTTATACAATCCCCCTGTTGTGAATCAGGCGCTTAACATCAGGCGATCTGCAACGCTTGAAGCTCGTAATATTGCAGTGGAATTGCTTCGAAATAACATTCAAACGATTGTGTTCGCGCGGAGCCGTGTTCGTGTGGAAATCCTGCTTACTTATTTACAACAGCTTGAACAGCGGGAGCTTGGACCAAGGTCGATCATGGGCTATCGTGGCGGCTATCTTCCTAAGCAGAGGAGAGAAATCGAACAGGGACTTCGTAATGGGAAAATTAAAGGTGTTGTAAGTACAAATGCGCTTGAGCTGGGTGTTGATATTGGTCAGCTGCAGGCCTGTGTTTTAACAGGCTATCCTGGAACAATCGCAAGCACGTGGCAGCAGGCTGGTCGTGCAGGCCGTCGTCAGGACGAATCTGTTGTGTTTGTAGTTGCGAGTTCAAGTCCTCTTGATCAGTATATGATTACACACCCCGATTACTTTTTTGAACGAAATCCAGAAGAAGCCCGCGTGAACCCTAATAATTTGATCATTCTTGTTGATCATGTGAAATGTGCTGCATATGAGCTGCCTTTTAAACAGGGGGACACATTCGGCGGGGAAGATGTAGAGGATGTTCTTGAATTTCTAACGGAAGAACAATTGCTTCATCGCCGTGCGGATAGATGGTTCTGGATGAACGATGCTTTTCCGGCGCATAACGTAAGTCTTCGTTCAGCTTCACAAGAAAATGTAGTAATTATTGACCATACAACTGCTTCGAATGTAAAAGTGATTGGTGAAATGGATCGGTTCAGTGCGATGACGCTTCTTCATGAGGAAGCGATTTATCTTCATCAAGGTGTCCAATATCAGGTTGAGCTGCTTGATTATGAAGAGAAGAAAGCATGGGTTCGTGAAGTGGACGTTGATTACTACACGGATGCAAATCTTGCTGTACAGCTCAAGGTCCTTGAAGAAGACAAGCATAAACCTCTTTCGCATACAACGGCAACATATGGTGAGGTTATGGTGAATGCTATGGCAACCATTTTTAAAAAGATTAAATTTGAAACACATGAGAATATCGGTTCAGGACCTATACATTTACCAGAAGAAGAGCTGCATACGAATGCGTGCTGGTTTGATTTCCCGGAAAGTTTTGTACAAACAATGGGGGAAAACCGTCTTGAAGAAGGGTTACTCGGACTTGGTAACGTGCTTCGTAATGTTGCTCCTCTTTTTGTGATGTGTGATGTATCTGACCTACACGTGACACC harbors:
- a CDS encoding DEAD/DEAH box helicase, with amino-acid sequence MERKKKLPQLLDMFQQEERYRQNIVTWKTIEPKDAKTAPFPDSLQPVLQEALMERGIKELYTHQATAYQEASQGNSFVAVTPTASGKTLCYNLPVLDTILKDPSSRALYLFPTKALAQDQKSEINELIDEMEVDLKGYTYDGDTSPTIRQIVRKAGHIVMTNPDMLHSAILPHHTKWVSLFENLKVIVIDELHTYRGVFGSHVANVIRRLKRICKFYGSNPIFICTSATIANPKELAQELTGEPITLINNNGAPTGRKHFVLYNPPVVNQALNIRRSATLEARNIAVELLRNNIQTIVFARSRVRVEILLTYLQQLEQRELGPRSIMGYRGGYLPKQRREIEQGLRNGKIKGVVSTNALELGVDIGQLQACVLTGYPGTIASTWQQAGRAGRRQDESVVFVVASSSPLDQYMITHPDYFFERNPEEARVNPNNLIILVDHVKCAAYELPFKQGDTFGGEDVEDVLEFLTEEQLLHRRADRWFWMNDAFPAHNVSLRSASQENVVIIDHTTASNVKVIGEMDRFSAMTLLHEEAIYLHQGVQYQVELLDYEEKKAWVREVDVDYYTDANLAVQLKVLEEDKHKPLSHTTATYGEVMVNAMATIFKKIKFETHENIGSGPIHLPEEELHTNACWFDFPESFVQTMGENRLEEGLLGLGNVLRNVAPLFVMCDVSDLHVTPQIKAVHSNQPTIFFYDRYPGGIGLSERVYQELGVILKEAESIVVECECEGGCPSCVGVSGETGENSKETARYLLEYLRGEHSHVT